In Candidatus Dormiibacterota bacterium, a single genomic region encodes these proteins:
- a CDS encoding outer membrane beta-barrel protein, whose protein sequence is MFRWSLATAALVAMTTSVAFAQDWSGPYIGLQVGSTPTTANVSIIGSGVSFNPAPSGSVGGVLGGVNWQHGTTVIGLEAEYAGVWNGSPSSTLTHAPDPVINTVSDGTNLRVRARFGVSDGSWMFFVAGGWSQTSTRLQLQGQAPFAGHSSDQTHTLGGYNAGGGLEYAFSPHVIARVEYLYDHYGNTTFVPSDTFFSHRSFTNIQSNTYRAALNFRL, encoded by the coding sequence GTGTTTCGATGGTCGCTCGCAACCGCTGCTCTCGTCGCAATGACGACGAGCGTCGCCTTTGCTCAGGATTGGTCTGGCCCCTATATCGGGCTCCAGGTCGGCAGTACGCCGACGACCGCAAACGTTTCGATCATCGGTTCGGGCGTAAGCTTCAATCCGGCCCCATCCGGCTCGGTCGGCGGCGTCTTGGGCGGCGTCAACTGGCAGCACGGTACCACCGTCATCGGGCTGGAAGCCGAATACGCGGGCGTCTGGAACGGCTCGCCGTCATCGACGCTGACGCACGCACCCGATCCGGTGATCAATACCGTCTCCGACGGCACGAACTTGCGCGTGCGCGCGCGCTTCGGCGTCAGCGATGGATCGTGGATGTTCTTCGTTGCCGGCGGCTGGAGCCAGACCAGCACCCGGTTGCAGCTCCAGGGCCAGGCGCCGTTCGCCGGCCATTCGTCGGATCAGACGCACACGCTCGGCGGCTACAACGCGGGCGGCGGACTCGAGTACGCATTCTCGCCTCACGTCATCGCTCGCGTCGAGTACCTCTACGACCATTACGGCAACACGACGTTCGTTCCGAGCGATACGTTTTTCTCGCACCGTTCTTTCACGAACATACAGTCGAACACGTATCGGGCGGCGCTGAACTTCCGTCTCTGA
- a CDS encoding acyl-CoA carboxylase subunit beta — MKTRAQRYAELATKRKQAETPAGAEAVERQHARGKRTARERVEMLVDPGSFTELDRFVVHRTSAFGLDEKEFLGDGVVTGHATIAGRRIFLFSQDFTVLGGSLGEAFAEKICKVMDLAVRSGAPMIGINDSGGARIQEGVVSLGGYAEIFWRNVQASGVIPQISLVAGPCAGGAVYSPAITDFIIMTEAISQMFITGPDVIKTVTGEDVSFEQLGGATTHATKSGVAHLVAADEADLMHQARLLLSFLPQNNLDDPPVYAADDDPDREAPELDELVPDAPNKPYDIHRAISAVLDDGNFFEIAPLYAQNIVCGFGRIEGRSVGVVANQPDVLAGVLDIASSIKAARFVRFCDAFNIPLLTFVDVPGFLPGADQEYGGIILHGAKLLYAFAEATVPKVTVITRKAYGGAYDVMASKHIRADVNLAWPTAEIAVMGAEGAVKTIFRREIAAAKDSQAKTRELIDEYTERFANPYIAAQRGYVDDVIEARRTRPLVARALRMLENKRVERPKRKHGNIPL, encoded by the coding sequence ATGAAGACGCGCGCGCAGCGGTATGCGGAGCTTGCGACAAAGCGAAAGCAGGCCGAAACGCCCGCCGGAGCCGAGGCGGTAGAACGGCAGCACGCGCGCGGTAAGAGAACGGCACGCGAGCGCGTCGAGATGCTCGTCGATCCGGGCTCGTTCACCGAGCTCGACCGGTTCGTCGTCCATCGCACCAGTGCGTTCGGTCTCGACGAAAAGGAGTTTCTCGGCGACGGCGTCGTGACCGGTCACGCGACGATCGCGGGCCGCCGCATCTTCCTCTTCTCGCAGGACTTCACCGTCCTCGGCGGTTCGCTCGGAGAAGCGTTCGCCGAGAAGATCTGTAAAGTCATGGACCTGGCCGTGCGCAGCGGCGCACCGATGATCGGAATCAACGACTCCGGCGGCGCGCGAATTCAAGAAGGCGTCGTTTCGCTCGGAGGCTACGCGGAGATCTTCTGGCGCAACGTCCAGGCGAGCGGCGTGATCCCACAGATCAGCCTCGTCGCCGGGCCCTGCGCAGGGGGTGCGGTCTACTCGCCGGCGATCACCGACTTCATCATCATGACCGAAGCCATCTCACAGATGTTCATCACTGGACCGGACGTCATCAAGACGGTGACGGGGGAGGACGTCAGCTTCGAGCAGCTCGGCGGCGCGACGACCCACGCGACGAAGAGTGGCGTCGCGCATCTCGTCGCAGCCGATGAAGCCGATCTCATGCACCAGGCCAGGCTCTTGCTCTCCTTTCTCCCGCAAAACAACCTCGACGATCCGCCGGTCTACGCCGCCGACGACGACCCGGACCGCGAGGCGCCGGAGCTCGACGAGCTCGTTCCCGACGCGCCGAACAAGCCGTACGACATCCATCGTGCGATCTCGGCGGTGCTCGACGACGGTAACTTCTTCGAAATCGCCCCGCTCTACGCACAGAACATCGTGTGCGGCTTCGGCCGCATCGAGGGACGCAGCGTCGGCGTGGTAGCCAATCAGCCGGACGTGCTCGCAGGCGTGCTCGACATCGCCTCGTCGATCAAAGCGGCGCGCTTCGTGCGATTCTGCGACGCCTTCAACATTCCGCTGCTGACGTTCGTGGACGTACCGGGGTTTCTGCCGGGGGCGGATCAAGAATACGGCGGCATTATCCTTCACGGCGCGAAGCTCTTGTACGCGTTTGCCGAGGCGACGGTGCCGAAGGTTACCGTCATCACGCGCAAAGCGTACGGGGGCGCCTACGACGTCATGGCGAGCAAGCACATCAGGGCAGACGTGAACCTCGCTTGGCCGACCGCCGAGATCGCCGTCATGGGCGCCGAGGGCGCGGTCAAGACCATCTTTCGGCGCGAGATCGCAGCCGCAAAGGACTCGCAGGCGAAAACGCGGGAACTCATCGACGAGTACACGGAGCGCTTCGCAAATCCGTATATTGCCGCGCAGCGAGGCTATGTCGACGACGTCATCGAGGCGCGGCGGACGCGGCCGCTCGTCGCGCGCGCATTGCGCATGCTTGAGAACAAACGCGTGGAACGGCCGAAGCGCAAGCACGGAAACATTCCTCTCTAG
- a CDS encoding ATP-dependent Clp protease ATP-binding subunit, with protein MWEPFTERARRSIVLAQEEAQRLGNNYIGTEHILLGIISEGESLAAKVLESLGVNLAKVRQEVEAIVGRGGQTVQQEMVFTPRAKRVIELAFEEARQLNHNYIGTEHLLLGLIREGEGVAARVLTNLGVDPAKVRVQTTSLLGAEGQPPAPKGKGKTPTLDAYGRDLTQLARDGKLDPVIGRNLEIERVIQILSRRTKNNPALIGEPGVGKTAIAEGLAQRVIKGDIPEPLRDRRVITLDLAGLVAGTKYRGEFEERMKRVMDEIRNAAGEIILFIDELHTLVGAGAAEGAIDASNIIKPALARGELQCIGATTLNEFRKHIEKDAALERRFQPVMVGEPTVEETIEILKGLRDRYEAHHKVQITDEALAAAARLGDRYITDRFLPDKAVDLIDEASSRVRLQATLPPPEIREIDAQLRAVVAERETVVNNQEFDRAAAIREREEKLRLERARFDQEWKEKRAGGDRVLKVTADHIAEIVASWTKIPVRRLAQAETEKLLNMKEELHTRVVGQDEAIEVVTRAIRRSRAGLKNPSRPIGSFIFLGPTGVGKTEVARSVAAFLFDDEESMVRIDMSEYMEKYAVSRLVGAPPGYVGYEEGGQLTEAVRRRPYSVVLLDEIEKAHPDVFNLLLQVLDDGRLTDSQGRQVDFKNCVIIMTSNIGATGMQTTSDIGFRLQKQSGEDEQRAYERMKNKILEEVKTTFRPEFINRVDEVVVFHQLTHEQIEEIVGLELEKVMREVRAQEMELKVTEAAKALLARKGWDPQFGARPLRRAIQRNVEDEIAEEMLKGKFQSGDHILADVDSGDPEKLKFTKIPSIEAPQAPEPAVT; from the coding sequence ATGTGGGAACCCTTCACCGAGCGTGCGCGACGCAGTATCGTGCTCGCGCAAGAAGAGGCGCAGCGTCTCGGCAATAACTATATCGGCACGGAGCACATACTGCTCGGCATCATCTCCGAGGGAGAGAGCCTTGCCGCAAAAGTCCTCGAGTCGCTCGGCGTCAACTTGGCGAAGGTACGGCAAGAGGTCGAAGCGATCGTCGGACGCGGCGGTCAGACCGTGCAGCAAGAGATGGTCTTCACGCCGCGCGCAAAGCGCGTCATCGAGCTTGCGTTCGAAGAAGCCCGTCAGCTGAACCACAATTACATCGGAACCGAGCACTTGTTGCTCGGATTGATCCGCGAAGGCGAGGGCGTTGCCGCGCGCGTGCTCACGAATCTCGGCGTCGACCCTGCGAAGGTGCGCGTGCAGACGACGTCGCTGCTCGGCGCCGAAGGGCAACCGCCGGCTCCGAAGGGCAAGGGCAAGACGCCGACGCTCGATGCGTACGGCCGCGACCTCACGCAGCTGGCTCGCGACGGAAAGCTCGATCCGGTCATCGGCCGGAACCTCGAGATCGAGCGCGTCATTCAGATTCTCTCGCGCCGCACGAAGAACAATCCGGCATTGATCGGCGAGCCCGGGGTCGGGAAGACGGCGATCGCCGAAGGGTTGGCGCAGCGCGTCATCAAGGGCGACATTCCGGAGCCGCTGCGGGACCGCCGCGTCATCACGCTCGACCTCGCCGGCCTCGTCGCCGGGACGAAGTATCGGGGCGAGTTCGAAGAGCGCATGAAGCGCGTCATGGACGAGATCCGCAACGCTGCGGGCGAGATCATCCTTTTCATCGACGAGCTGCACACGCTCGTCGGAGCGGGCGCGGCCGAAGGCGCGATCGACGCGAGCAACATCATCAAACCGGCCCTTGCGCGCGGCGAGCTGCAGTGCATAGGCGCGACGACGCTCAACGAATTTCGCAAGCACATCGAGAAGGACGCTGCGCTCGAGCGGCGTTTCCAGCCGGTCATGGTCGGCGAGCCGACGGTCGAGGAGACGATCGAGATTCTCAAGGGTCTGCGCGACCGGTATGAAGCCCATCACAAGGTTCAAATCACCGACGAGGCGCTCGCAGCCGCCGCGCGTCTCGGCGACCGTTACATCACCGATCGCTTCCTTCCGGATAAGGCCGTCGACTTGATCGACGAAGCCAGTTCCCGCGTGCGGCTACAGGCAACGCTCCCGCCTCCGGAGATTCGCGAGATCGACGCACAGCTGCGTGCGGTCGTCGCCGAGAGAGAGACGGTCGTCAACAATCAAGAGTTCGACCGGGCGGCAGCGATTCGGGAGCGGGAAGAGAAGCTGCGGCTCGAGCGCGCTCGTTTCGACCAAGAGTGGAAGGAGAAGCGTGCCGGCGGCGATCGCGTCCTGAAAGTTACGGCCGATCACATTGCCGAGATCGTTGCGTCGTGGACGAAGATTCCGGTCAGGCGCCTCGCTCAAGCGGAGACCGAGAAGCTTCTCAACATGAAGGAAGAGCTCCATACGCGCGTCGTTGGGCAAGATGAGGCAATCGAAGTCGTCACGCGCGCGATCCGTCGCTCGCGGGCCGGCTTGAAGAATCCGAGTCGCCCGATCGGCTCGTTCATCTTCCTCGGCCCCACCGGCGTCGGCAAGACCGAGGTCGCTCGCAGCGTCGCAGCGTTTCTCTTTGACGACGAGGAGTCGATGGTACGCATCGACATGTCGGAGTACATGGAGAAGTATGCCGTGAGCCGTCTCGTCGGAGCGCCGCCTGGATACGTCGGTTATGAGGAGGGGGGCCAGCTCACGGAGGCCGTGCGCCGCAGACCGTACTCCGTCGTCTTACTCGACGAGATCGAGAAAGCGCATCCCGACGTCTTCAACTTGCTCCTGCAGGTTTTGGATGATGGCCGCCTCACCGATTCTCAGGGTCGCCAAGTCGATTTCAAGAACTGCGTCATCATCATGACGTCGAACATCGGCGCGACTGGCATGCAGACGACGAGCGACATCGGCTTCCGGCTACAGAAGCAAAGTGGTGAAGACGAGCAGCGCGCGTACGAGCGTATGAAGAACAAAATCCTCGAGGAGGTCAAGACGACGTTCCGGCCCGAGTTCATCAACCGCGTGGACGAAGTGGTCGTCTTCCACCAGCTCACGCACGAGCAGATCGAGGAGATCGTCGGGCTCGAGCTCGAAAAAGTGATGCGCGAGGTGCGCGCGCAGGAGATGGAGTTGAAGGTTACCGAGGCCGCGAAGGCGCTGCTCGCCCGTAAAGGGTGGGACCCGCAGTTCGGCGCGCGCCCCCTGCGGCGCGCAATTCAACGCAACGTGGAGGACGAGATCGCGGAAGAGATGCTCAAAGGTAAGTTCCAGAGCGGCGATCACATTCTCGCCGACGTCGATTCCGGCGATCCGGAGAAGCTGAAGTTCACGAAGATCCCGTCGATCGAGGCGCCGCAAGCCCCGGAGCCTGCCGTAACCTAA
- a CDS encoding enoyl-ACP reductase, giving the protein MSLLQGKRALVTGVANRWSIATGVARALHEHGAQLALTYQGERVRDEVEKLASELGAAPTFPCDVASDESLQGLAASLGTIDVLVHCIAYANKEDLAGKVYDTSRAGYALALDVSAYSLIALVSALRSRLADGASIMALTYLGATSIVPNYNLMGVAKAALEAEVRYLAYDLGERGIRVNGISAGPIKTASMRQVGGATKMLDVVPKIAPLHRNVTAEDVGKTAVYLASDLSSAVTADVHFVDAGFHAMGMYPPE; this is encoded by the coding sequence GTGAGCCTGCTCCAAGGAAAGCGCGCGCTCGTCACCGGTGTCGCCAACCGCTGGTCGATTGCGACCGGCGTCGCGCGAGCGCTGCACGAGCACGGAGCGCAGCTCGCACTCACCTATCAGGGCGAGCGCGTGCGCGATGAAGTCGAAAAACTCGCATCCGAGCTCGGCGCCGCACCGACCTTCCCGTGCGACGTCGCGAGCGACGAATCGCTGCAAGGCCTCGCCGCCTCTCTCGGTACCATCGACGTGCTCGTTCACTGCATCGCCTATGCGAACAAAGAAGATCTCGCCGGCAAGGTGTACGATACCTCGCGGGCGGGGTACGCGCTCGCGCTCGACGTCTCGGCATATTCGTTGATCGCGCTCGTTTCGGCGCTGCGCTCCCGACTCGCTGACGGCGCGAGCATCATGGCGCTCACCTATCTCGGCGCAACGAGCATCGTTCCGAACTACAACCTGATGGGCGTCGCGAAAGCGGCACTCGAGGCGGAGGTGCGCTATCTGGCCTACGATCTCGGCGAGCGCGGCATTCGCGTGAACGGGATCTCCGCGGGACCGATCAAGACCGCGAGCATGCGGCAAGTCGGAGGCGCGACCAAGATGCTCGACGTGGTCCCGAAGATCGCGCCGTTGCACCGTAACGTAACCGCCGAAGACGTCGGGAAGACCGCGGTGTACTTGGCGTCGGACCTTTCCAGCGCGGTCACGGCCGACGTGCACTTCGTCGACGCGGGATTCCATGCGATGGGGATGTACCCGCCGGAGTGA
- a CDS encoding metal-sulfur cluster assembly factor, with the protein MPTPQEVRNALVDVKDPELNLGILDLGLVYDVVVEGENGENVTVVMTLTSPMCPVGPMFKKSVEDHVLSIEGVKTAKAEITFTPPWDPATMASDDVKAMLGIW; encoded by the coding sequence ATGCCAACACCGCAAGAGGTCCGCAACGCGCTCGTCGACGTGAAGGACCCCGAGCTGAACCTCGGGATCCTCGATCTCGGCTTGGTCTATGACGTCGTCGTGGAAGGCGAGAACGGCGAGAACGTGACCGTCGTCATGACGCTCACCTCGCCGATGTGTCCCGTCGGTCCGATGTTCAAAAAATCCGTCGAGGATCACGTGCTATCGATAGAAGGCGTGAAGACGGCGAAGGCCGAGATCACCTTCACGCCGCCGTGGGACCCGGCCACGATGGCGAGCGACGACGTGAAGGCGATGCTCGGAATCTGGTAG